One stretch of Pseudoalteromonas shioyasakiensis DNA includes these proteins:
- the argC gene encoding N-acetyl-gamma-glutamyl-phosphate reductase has product MNVVIIGASGYSGAELASLVAKHPKLTLKACYVSEGSLDKGKLLSDLYPEHLGLLEYPLQPLTAQAYKDIESNADYVCLCTDHKVSVDLAPQFLAMGKKVFDLSGGFRLAGNEDYLTYYGFAHEHPELLEQAAYGLAEWNSDAISKAKLVAVAGCYPTAALNSLKPLKEAGLLAEQAIIVNAVSGVTGAGRKASVNTHFCEVSLAPYGLFNHRHTPEIEQHLGHPVLFTPHLGNFPRGILETIYVQLKPGVTAEQVDAAYQVLANEPLIRLLGNKVPSIKGVAKQPFVDIAWQQKGEQLIVMSAIDNLLKGAAGQALQCINLAMGEPHHTGLVGAL; this is encoded by the coding sequence ATGAATGTAGTGATTATTGGCGCAAGTGGTTATAGCGGCGCAGAGCTAGCAAGTTTAGTTGCTAAGCACCCAAAACTGACCCTGAAAGCATGTTATGTATCTGAAGGAAGCTTAGATAAAGGCAAATTATTAAGCGATTTATATCCAGAGCACCTTGGATTGTTAGAGTATCCACTACAGCCTCTGACTGCCCAAGCGTATAAGGATATCGAAAGTAATGCGGACTATGTATGTCTATGTACAGATCACAAGGTAAGCGTTGACCTTGCACCACAATTTTTAGCCATGGGTAAAAAAGTATTCGACCTGTCTGGTGGTTTCCGTTTAGCTGGGAATGAGGATTACCTAACTTATTACGGTTTCGCACATGAACACCCTGAGCTTTTAGAGCAAGCGGCTTATGGCTTAGCTGAATGGAATAGCGATGCTATAAGTAAAGCAAAGCTTGTTGCTGTAGCAGGTTGTTACCCAACAGCAGCACTCAATTCTTTAAAACCACTTAAAGAAGCTGGTTTATTAGCTGAGCAAGCCATTATTGTTAATGCGGTGTCTGGAGTTACTGGCGCAGGTAGAAAAGCCAGTGTTAATACGCATTTTTGTGAAGTATCACTTGCCCCTTATGGTTTATTTAATCACAGACACACACCTGAGATTGAGCAGCACCTTGGTCACCCTGTGTTATTCACCCCTCATTTAGGTAATTTCCCCCGTGGAATTTTAGAAACTATTTATGTGCAATTAAAGCCAGGTGTGACAGCAGAGCAAGTGGATGCAGCATATCAAGTGTTAGCTAATGAGCCTTTAATCCGTTTACTTGGAAATAAAGTTCCGAGTATTAAAGGCGTGGCTAAACAACCATTTGTTGATATTGCATGGCAACAAAAAGGTGAACAACTCATTGTTATGTCAGCAATTGATAACCTATTAAAAGGCGCGGCTGGGCAAGCATTACAGTGTATTAATTTAGCTATGGGTGAACCTCACCACACTGGTTTAGTAGGAGCGCTGTAA
- the argE gene encoding acetylornithine deacetylase, with product MSLPSFLSMYQQLIAAPSISAIEDSLCMSNKGVITLLAQWCESLGFTCEITELENGKGRYNLLARRGEGDGGLMLAGHTDTVPFDDSRWNYDPFKLSEDNNKLYGLGSIDMKGFFAFVLQAISELDASKQTEPLLILATADEETTMAGAQQICRHPNLKPARCIIGEPTDMTPVFTHKGHMSTAIRVIGRSGHSSDPERGLNAIEVMHKMITKLLIIKEELKNKYSVEHFEIPYPTLNLGHIHGGDNANRICGCCEMHIDMRPLPGLSVQELQAILLSAAEEINTQYPNAVSVIDMHEPIPAFSGSTDTALVKLAEKVSGQPAVAVNYCTEAPFIQQLGCETIVMGPGSINQAHQPDEFLAMEKIKPSQAIISNMIKASCFND from the coding sequence ATGTCGCTACCCTCTTTTTTATCTATGTATCAGCAGCTAATTGCTGCTCCTTCAATTAGCGCGATTGAAGATTCTTTGTGCATGAGCAATAAAGGGGTTATTACCTTGCTCGCACAGTGGTGCGAAAGCCTTGGGTTTACATGTGAAATCACAGAGCTTGAAAACGGTAAAGGGCGTTACAACTTATTAGCTAGACGTGGTGAAGGAGACGGCGGTTTAATGCTTGCCGGCCATACTGACACTGTACCATTTGATGATAGTCGTTGGAATTATGATCCGTTCAAACTCAGCGAAGATAACAATAAACTTTATGGTTTAGGTAGTATTGATATGAAAGGCTTTTTTGCTTTCGTACTGCAAGCTATTAGCGAACTTGATGCAAGCAAGCAAACTGAGCCACTATTAATTCTAGCCACAGCCGATGAAGAAACTACAATGGCGGGTGCACAGCAAATCTGCCGTCACCCGAACTTAAAACCTGCACGCTGTATTATTGGTGAGCCAACAGATATGACTCCGGTATTTACACATAAAGGTCATATGAGTACAGCTATTCGCGTAATTGGTCGCTCGGGCCATAGCTCAGATCCTGAACGAGGTTTGAACGCCATCGAAGTCATGCATAAAATGATTACAAAATTGTTAATCATAAAAGAAGAATTAAAGAATAAATATTCAGTAGAACACTTTGAAATTCCGTACCCTACTTTGAACCTTGGCCATATTCATGGCGGTGATAATGCCAACCGCATTTGCGGCTGCTGTGAAATGCATATTGATATGCGACCGTTACCCGGTTTAAGTGTACAAGAACTACAAGCGATTTTGCTTAGTGCCGCAGAGGAAATTAATACTCAATACCCCAACGCAGTGAGTGTTATCGATATGCATGAACCAATCCCTGCGTTTAGCGGAAGTACAGATACTGCACTTGTGAAACTGGCCGAAAAAGTCTCCGGTCAGCCAGCTGTCGCTGTAAACTATTGTACAGAAGCCCCTTTTATTCAACAACTTGGCTGCGAAACAATTGTCATGGGGCCAGGCTCAATTAACCAAGCTCACCAACCCGATGAGTTTTTAGCGATGGAAAAAATCAAACCTTCGCAAGCGATTATCAGTAACATGATCAAAGCTAGCTGCTTTAACGACTAA
- the panP gene encoding putative pyridoxal-dependent aspartate 1-decarboxylase — translation MDQKRCAVASKESLIRIFTVPEAPDSTLSKIESEISSNLAGFLNENIAAIEKPLHEIEKDFQTATIPEEPTFVSDYAQDIMEQLVAHSVHTAAPSFIGHMTSALPHFVLPLSKLMVGLNQNLVKIETSKAFTPLERQVLGMMHHLAYGEAESFYSKWMHSAKTSLGAFCSGGTVANITALWIARNRLLKADGDYKGIAAQGLIAGMLHYGYKGLAVLVSERGHYSLGKTVDLLGIGRDNIVAIATGENNKVDVDAMRKKAHELEASGIKVMALVGVAGTTETGSIDPLNEMADLSEELGCHFHVDAAWGGSTLLSSNYRHLLSGIERADSITIDAHKQMYVPMGAGLVLFKDPAATDAIEHHAEYILRKGSKDLGSHTLEGSRPGMAMLVHACLRVIGRKGYEMLIDRSIVKARTFAEMIKQDEDFELISEPELCLLTYRYVPKEIQAKLKGANEETKLDIYASLNRFTASMQKRQREAGRSFVSRTRLTPAKYDHQPTVVFRVVLANPLTSKAILKDILAEQKELAKTDPVFKKYLSKYMS, via the coding sequence ATGGATCAAAAGCGTTGTGCCGTCGCCTCTAAAGAAAGCTTGATTCGTATTTTTACGGTGCCAGAAGCACCAGACTCGACATTAAGTAAAATCGAATCTGAAATTTCTAGTAATTTAGCTGGGTTCTTGAATGAGAACATAGCTGCAATTGAAAAGCCTTTGCACGAAATTGAAAAAGACTTTCAAACGGCCACTATTCCAGAAGAGCCAACTTTTGTTTCTGATTATGCTCAAGACATTATGGAGCAGTTAGTTGCTCATTCTGTTCATACGGCTGCACCAAGCTTCATTGGTCATATGACCTCTGCGTTACCGCATTTTGTATTACCGCTTTCTAAGTTAATGGTAGGTCTTAACCAAAATTTAGTAAAAATTGAAACTTCAAAGGCATTCACACCACTTGAAAGACAAGTCTTAGGGATGATGCATCACCTTGCTTATGGCGAAGCTGAGAGTTTTTATAGCAAGTGGATGCACAGTGCAAAAACCTCTTTAGGCGCATTTTGCTCAGGCGGAACCGTAGCTAACATTACTGCGTTATGGATTGCTCGCAACCGCTTATTGAAAGCCGATGGCGATTATAAAGGTATTGCAGCACAGGGATTAATCGCTGGGATGCTGCACTATGGTTACAAAGGCTTAGCGGTACTGGTTTCTGAGCGAGGTCACTATTCATTAGGCAAGACTGTTGATTTGCTAGGTATTGGTCGCGATAACATTGTCGCAATTGCGACAGGCGAAAATAATAAAGTTGATGTCGATGCTATGCGCAAAAAAGCCCATGAACTGGAAGCGTCTGGTATAAAGGTAATGGCACTCGTTGGTGTTGCTGGGACGACAGAAACTGGCAGCATAGACCCGCTAAATGAAATGGCTGATTTAAGCGAAGAGCTTGGCTGTCATTTTCATGTGGACGCCGCATGGGGTGGGTCAACCTTACTTTCTTCAAACTATCGCCATCTTTTAAGCGGTATTGAACGTGCTGACTCAATTACTATTGATGCGCATAAACAAATGTATGTGCCAATGGGCGCGGGTCTTGTGTTATTTAAAGACCCCGCTGCGACAGATGCTATTGAGCATCATGCTGAATATATTCTTCGTAAAGGCTCTAAAGATTTAGGTAGTCATACATTAGAGGGAAGCCGCCCAGGTATGGCAATGTTAGTGCATGCTTGCTTACGTGTTATTGGCCGTAAAGGCTACGAGATGTTGATTGACCGTAGTATTGTTAAAGCGCGCACTTTTGCCGAAATGATCAAACAAGATGAAGATTTTGAGTTAATCTCTGAACCTGAGCTGTGCCTATTAACATATCGTTACGTTCCAAAAGAAATTCAAGCTAAGCTCAAAGGTGCTAACGAAGAAACTAAATTAGATATTTACGCTTCGTTGAATCGCTTCACTGCAAGTATGCAAAAGCGCCAGCGTGAAGCTGGACGCTCTTTTGTATCTCGTACTCGTTTAACACCAGCAAAATATGACCATCAACCCACCGTGGTTTTTCGTGTCGTATTAGCCAATCCATTAACCTCAAAAGCTATTCTAAAAGATATTTTAGCGGAGCAAAAAGAGCTAGCGAAAACTGACCCAGTATTTAAAAAGTACTTAAGTAAATATATGAGTTAG